In Bacillus toyonensis BCT-7112, a single window of DNA contains:
- a CDS encoding phosphotransferase family protein, giving the protein MKRTYESGDKMIHTRLKAEELRESLTTILSQEYKELAVQDLKVIGTGVQNIVFRGDSGKGPLAFRVPWEREVENINEDLFNSRISLQKEAELSKYCHSKSIPVPSIHRLHLSTELDFLISDYVATDHMPISAYEIGKLVSKLHSMPIEGLHYEQNIKEPISKYIAERIVKRVEGFNTITNCGIKLPDAQTIEHILSTANHVKCLLHMDIRPANLIGYNGEVKAIVDWDNALIGHPLLELMRIAETNEVSWDEFKDGYKNDSIFNATPHIVNLFYRLDTAVMLANLFIADLKIKDKGVFYKERVKALYNEIYKSL; this is encoded by the coding sequence ATGAAAAGAACTTACGAATCGGGGGATAAAATGATCCATACACGTTTAAAAGCAGAGGAGTTAAGGGAAAGTTTAACAACAATATTAAGTCAAGAATATAAGGAATTAGCTGTGCAGGATTTAAAGGTGATTGGAACGGGAGTGCAAAATATTGTTTTTCGCGGAGATTCAGGAAAGGGACCTTTAGCATTTCGAGTGCCGTGGGAAAGAGAAGTAGAAAATATAAATGAAGATTTATTTAATAGTCGGATTTCGTTGCAAAAGGAAGCAGAGCTTTCTAAGTATTGTCATTCAAAAAGTATTCCAGTACCAAGTATACACAGATTGCATCTTTCTACCGAACTTGATTTTTTAATATCGGATTATGTGGCTACGGATCATATGCCAATTTCGGCATACGAAATAGGGAAGTTAGTCAGCAAGCTTCATAGTATGCCAATTGAAGGTTTACATTACGAGCAGAATATTAAAGAGCCAATTAGTAAGTATATAGCGGAACGCATTGTGAAACGAGTAGAAGGTTTTAATACAATTACGAATTGTGGTATTAAACTTCCAGATGCACAAACAATTGAACATATTCTTAGTACAGCTAATCATGTAAAGTGTTTATTACATATGGACATTCGACCAGCCAATTTAATTGGGTATAATGGAGAAGTTAAAGCAATAGTTGATTGGGATAACGCTTTAATTGGTCATCCGTTATTGGAGCTTATGAGAATAGCTGAAACAAATGAGGTTAGTTGGGATGAATTTAAAGATGGATATAAGAATGATAGTATCTTTAATGCTACCCCTCATATTGTTAATTTATTTTATAGACTAGATACAGCGGTCATGCTAGCAAACTTATTTATAGCAGATTTGAAAATAAAGGATAAAGGTGTATTCTATAAAGAGCGAGTCAAAGCACTTTATAATGAAATATATAAAAGTTTATAA
- a CDS encoding SDR family oxidoreductase: MKKIAIVTGATRLNGIGAAVCKVLAQKGIDIFFTYWSQYDKAMPWGMNDQDPFLLKKEIESYGVRCEMAEINLSQSYSPNRLFYMVSERLGDPSILINNAAYATHTRIEELNVEQLDKHYTVNVRATMLLSSLFIKHYAYKKSGSIINLTSGQSLDPMPDELAYVATKGAIEAFTKSVAPVAMEKGITVNAVDPGPTNTGWITEELEHYLVWKFPQGRVGESLDAARLISFLVSEEAKWITGQVIHSNGGFS, from the coding sequence GTGAAGAAAATAGCAATTGTAACAGGGGCAACTCGTCTGAATGGAATTGGTGCAGCTGTATGCAAGGTGCTTGCTCAAAAAGGGATAGACATTTTTTTCACATACTGGTCTCAGTATGATAAAGCGATGCCATGGGGAATGAATGATCAAGACCCCTTTTTGTTGAAGAAGGAGATTGAAAGTTACGGTGTTCGATGTGAAATGGCAGAAATCAATTTATCACAGTCTTATTCACCAAATCGTTTGTTTTATATGGTATCAGAACGATTAGGTGATCCATCTATTTTAATTAATAATGCAGCGTATGCTACTCATACGAGAATTGAGGAATTAAATGTAGAACAGTTAGATAAACATTATACAGTGAATGTTCGGGCAACTATGTTATTAAGTTCATTATTTATAAAACATTATGCATACAAGAAGAGTGGAAGTATTATTAATCTTACTTCAGGGCAGTCATTAGATCCAATGCCAGATGAACTAGCATATGTGGCAACGAAAGGAGCAATTGAAGCATTTACAAAATCAGTAGCACCAGTTGCGATGGAGAAGGGGATTACCGTTAATGCCGTTGATCCAGGACCGACGAATACGGGGTGGATTACAGAGGAATTAGAACATTATTTAGTATGGAAATTCCCGCAAGGTAGAGTTGGAGAATCATTGGATGCTGCGCGCCTAATATCTTTTTTAGTAAGTGAAGAAGCGAAGTGGATTACTGGGCAAGTCATTCATTCGAATGGTGGTTTCTCATAA
- a CDS encoding NAD(P)H-dependent oxidoreductase, with protein MKRGTFMTNIKEITKEKIMEAFHFRHACKAFDPMQKISEEDFNFILETARLSPSSFGYEPWKFVIVQNKEVREKLQPYSWGAGGQLATASHFVIVLSRNIKDMHYDADYIKYMMNDIIGLPEDTQKIRYEFFKKFQESDFNLLQSDRAVFDWASKQSYIALGNMMTSAAQIGIDSCPIEGFDKEKVDSLLRQEGIVKDDNFEVSVMVAFGYRKEEPKRDKTRQTTDIIVEWI; from the coding sequence ATGAAAAGAGGAACTTTTATGACAAATATAAAAGAAATTACAAAAGAAAAAATTATGGAGGCTTTTCATTTCAGACATGCATGTAAAGCGTTCGATCCTATGCAAAAAATTTCAGAAGAGGATTTTAATTTCATTTTAGAAACAGCCAGATTATCTCCTTCTTCTTTTGGATATGAACCTTGGAAATTTGTTATCGTACAAAATAAAGAAGTAAGAGAAAAACTACAACCATATTCATGGGGTGCTGGTGGGCAACTTGCAACAGCTAGTCACTTTGTTATTGTTCTTTCAAGAAACATTAAAGATATGCATTATGATGCAGATTATATTAAATATATGATGAACGATATTATTGGATTGCCTGAAGACACTCAAAAAATTAGATATGAATTCTTCAAAAAGTTCCAGGAATCAGATTTTAACTTATTACAATCCGACCGTGCTGTATTTGATTGGGCATCAAAACAATCTTATATCGCTTTAGGTAATATGATGACGAGTGCAGCTCAAATTGGTATTGACTCTTGTCCAATAGAAGGATTTGATAAAGAGAAAGTAGATTCTTTACTTCGTCAAGAAGGCATTGTAAAAGACGATAATTTTGAAGTATCTGTTATGGTTGCCTTTGGTTACCGTAAAGAAGAGCCAAAGCGTGATAAAACAAGACAGACTACGGATATAATTGTTGAATGGATTTAG
- a CDS encoding helix-turn-helix transcriptional regulator — MAFVTKIKEYRAKLHMTQEDLAKSVGVRRETISHLEKGKYNPSLQLAHDIARALHSKIDEIFIFED; from the coding sequence ATGGCGTTCGTAACGAAAATAAAAGAATACCGCGCCAAGCTACATATGACACAAGAAGATTTAGCAAAGAGCGTTGGTGTACGCCGTGAAACAATTAGCCATCTTGAAAAAGGAAAGTACAATCCTTCCTTACAACTTGCTCACGATATAGCGAGAGCACTTCATAGTAAGATTGATGAGATTTTTATTTTTGAGGATTGA
- a CDS encoding pyruvate kinase, with translation MTIDRVCTIGPASNNKETLVQLIKNGMKIVRLNLSHGTHESHKDIIRLVKSLDDSIKILGDVQGPKIRLGEMKEDQITLKAGDSFLLHTQPVIGSNTEASVDYVGIANDVKVDSRILINDGEVELIVEKVSKEKIETKIKTGGNISSHKGVNLPGATVSLPAITEKDKKDIQFLLEEDVNFIACSFVRKPSHIKEIRNFIQEHKETSPSLIAKIETMEAIENFQDICKEADGIMIARGDLGVELPYQIIPLLQKMMIRECNRTNIYVITATQMLQSMVDHSIPTRAEVTDVFQAVLDGTNAVMLSAESASGEHPIESVRTLRLVSEFAEQVKKDGPFAMKDVLEWLHKSL, from the coding sequence ATGACAATTGATCGAGTATGTACAATAGGACCAGCAAGTAATAATAAAGAAACGTTAGTGCAGTTAATAAAGAATGGTATGAAAATTGTTCGGCTAAATTTATCACATGGCACGCATGAAAGTCATAAAGACATCATTCGTTTAGTGAAATCTTTAGATGATTCTATTAAAATTTTAGGTGATGTGCAAGGTCCTAAAATAAGATTAGGTGAAATGAAGGAAGATCAAATTACACTTAAGGCCGGGGATTCTTTTCTTTTACATACGCAACCAGTCATAGGGAGTAATACAGAAGCAAGTGTGGATTATGTAGGTATTGCGAATGATGTGAAAGTAGACAGTAGAATTTTGATTAATGATGGAGAGGTTGAATTAATTGTTGAAAAGGTAAGTAAGGAAAAAATAGAAACAAAGATCAAAACAGGTGGTAATATCTCATCTCATAAGGGGGTGAATTTACCAGGTGCGACAGTTAGTTTACCGGCTATTACAGAGAAAGATAAAAAAGACATTCAATTTCTTTTAGAAGAGGATGTTAATTTTATTGCGTGTTCTTTCGTACGAAAACCTAGTCATATAAAGGAAATACGAAATTTTATACAAGAGCATAAAGAAACGTCCCCAAGTTTAATTGCAAAAATAGAAACGATGGAAGCAATCGAGAATTTTCAAGATATATGTAAAGAAGCAGATGGAATTATGATTGCAAGGGGGGATTTAGGAGTGGAATTGCCGTATCAAATTATTCCGCTTTTACAAAAAATGATGATTCGTGAATGTAATCGAACGAATATATATGTTATTACAGCAACACAAATGCTTCAATCTATGGTAGATCATTCTATTCCTACAAGGGCAGAGGTCACCGATGTTTTTCAAGCTGTACTAGACGGGACGAATGCAGTGATGCTTTCTGCTGAAAGTGCATCAGGAGAGCATCCAATCGAAAGTGTGAGAACACTACGTCTCGTTTCGGAATTTGCGGAGCAAGTTAAAAAAGATGGTCCTTTTGCGATGAAAGATGTACTGGAATGGCTGCATAAGTCTCTTTAA
- a CDS encoding tubby C-terminal domain-like protein: protein MLTFLFELDKSLPQKDESRYDAYSKGFIEGDVTICASERVLFQKSCMKVAELGIYLGQWMEQVQYGQNVHMNYETADRDEIILGFSYEEENQWRIYSSWQQFELQERISTTALIESVGRCLYELNKELRAIEYPVTFDQYLRGERMMQLSYKRPCDSKADTISIEVYNESKQVGVVRGYYKNTLMRVLDFIPKIGSNIIYEIKDSKDNIRVIAKDVSRQRQRKILVTYKDNNDAEHEILVCDGKLLDANFLFTFTYKREEYVVHKTSIGLGKLLRKGYVIADWNIRLEEDMYYIEMNVYDDDYIEDQYLLLGVFHAVLYG from the coding sequence ATGTTAACGTTTTTATTTGAGTTAGACAAAAGTCTCCCGCAGAAGGATGAGTCACGGTATGATGCTTATTCAAAGGGCTTTATCGAAGGAGATGTAACGATTTGCGCGAGTGAAAGAGTACTTTTTCAAAAGTCATGCATGAAGGTTGCAGAGCTCGGCATTTATTTAGGACAGTGGATGGAACAAGTTCAATACGGGCAGAACGTACATATGAATTATGAAACGGCTGACCGTGATGAGATAATTCTTGGTTTTTCCTATGAAGAGGAAAATCAGTGGAGAATTTATTCCAGTTGGCAACAATTTGAACTTCAGGAACGTATATCTACTACAGCATTAATAGAGAGCGTTGGGCGTTGTTTATATGAGCTAAATAAGGAACTGCGTGCGATAGAATATCCTGTGACGTTTGATCAGTACTTAAGAGGAGAGCGAATGATGCAGCTTTCTTACAAACGACCGTGTGATAGTAAAGCGGATACAATATCAATAGAAGTTTATAATGAAAGCAAACAAGTAGGCGTAGTACGGGGCTACTATAAAAATACGTTGATGAGAGTACTAGACTTCATTCCAAAAATCGGTAGTAATATCATTTATGAAATAAAGGATAGTAAGGATAATATTCGCGTCATTGCAAAGGATGTAAGTAGGCAGCGCCAAAGAAAGATTTTAGTAACGTACAAAGATAATAATGATGCAGAGCATGAAATACTTGTATGTGACGGAAAGTTATTAGACGCAAATTTCTTATTTACCTTTACATATAAGAGAGAAGAATATGTTGTTCACAAAACTTCAATTGGGCTTGGAAAGTTATTACGAAAGGGCTATGTAATCGCAGATTGGAATATTCGTCTTGAGGAAGATATGTATTACATCGAGATGAATGTGTATGATGATGATTATATAGAGGATCAATACTTACTGTTAGGCGTATTTCATGCAGTTTTATATGGATAA
- a CDS encoding ABC transporter ATP-binding protein → MIEITNVSKSYNGSTYAVKDLSLSVPSGEIFGFLGPNGAGKSTTIKMITGIHGVDKGTITINGKNIMEEPMEAKKTFGYVPDSPDMFLRLKGIEYLNFMADMYEVPKEVRQERIESLAKKFDLYNALSDQIQSYSHGMRQKIVIIGVLVHEPDVWILDEPLTGLDPKSAYILKEMMREHADKGKIVFFSTHVLEVAEKICDRVAIINKGNLQFKGNLNEMRDHFKSNESLEKMFLEMTGNE, encoded by the coding sequence ATGATTGAAATTACGAATGTGTCAAAAAGTTATAATGGGTCTACCTATGCAGTAAAAGATTTAAGTTTATCTGTGCCTAGCGGAGAAATCTTTGGTTTTTTAGGACCGAATGGTGCTGGTAAATCAACGACAATTAAGATGATTACTGGTATTCATGGGGTGGACAAAGGGACTATTACGATTAACGGCAAAAATATTATGGAAGAGCCGATGGAAGCGAAGAAGACGTTTGGTTATGTTCCTGATAGCCCAGATATGTTTTTACGATTAAAGGGAATTGAATATTTAAACTTTATGGCAGATATGTATGAAGTGCCGAAAGAAGTGCGCCAAGAACGAATAGAGTCTTTAGCGAAGAAATTTGACCTTTATAATGCTTTATCTGATCAAATTCAAAGTTATTCACACGGTATGAGACAAAAGATTGTTATTATTGGTGTGCTCGTGCATGAGCCAGATGTATGGATTTTAGATGAACCGTTAACAGGGCTTGATCCGAAATCTGCCTATATTTTAAAAGAAATGATGAGAGAGCATGCGGATAAAGGAAAGATTGTATTTTTCTCTACACACGTATTAGAAGTAGCGGAAAAAATATGTGACCGGGTTGCTATTATTAATAAGGGGAATTTGCAGTTTAAAGGAAATTTAAATGAAATGAGAGATCATTTTAAATCCAATGAATCACTTGAAAAAATGTTCTTGGAGATGACGGGCAATGAGTAA
- a CDS encoding histidine--tRNA ligase, translating to MEMKNVKGTKDYLPEEQVLRNKIKRACEDTFERYGCKPLETPTLNMYELMSYKYGGGDEILKEIYTLQDQGKRELALRYDLTIPFAKVVAMNPNIRLPFKRYEIGKVFRDGPIKQGRFREFIQCDVDIVGVESVMAEAELMSMAFELFRTLNLEVTIQYNNRKLLNGILQAINIPTELMSDVILSLDKIEKIGIDGVRKDILGRGITEEMADTICNTVLSCLKLTIADFKEAFNNQLVTDGINELQQLQQYLIALGINENAIFNPFLARGLTMYTGTVYEIFLKDGSITSSIGSGGRYDNIIGAFRGDNMNYPTVGISFGLDVIYTALSQKETKSSTADLFIIPLGTELQCLQIAQQLRSTTSLKIELELAGRKLKRALNYANKENIPYVLIIGEEELSAETVMLRNMKEGSEVKVPLASLSNYL from the coding sequence GTGGAAATGAAAAATGTAAAAGGAACAAAGGACTATTTACCAGAGGAGCAAGTGCTGCGAAATAAAATTAAAAGAGCGTGTGAAGATACTTTTGAACGTTATGGCTGTAAACCGTTAGAGACACCTACGTTAAATATGTATGAACTTATGTCTTACAAGTATGGCGGTGGTGATGAAATTTTAAAGGAAATATATACACTTCAAGATCAAGGAAAACGTGAGCTTGCTTTACGTTACGATTTAACAATTCCATTCGCAAAAGTCGTGGCGATGAATCCAAATATTCGTCTACCTTTTAAACGGTATGAAATTGGGAAAGTATTTCGAGATGGTCCGATTAAACAAGGGAGATTTCGTGAGTTTATACAATGCGACGTTGATATAGTCGGTGTTGAGTCTGTCATGGCAGAAGCTGAACTTATGAGCATGGCGTTTGAACTGTTCCGAACGTTAAACTTAGAAGTAACGATCCAATATAATAACCGAAAATTATTAAACGGTATTCTTCAGGCGATTAACATCCCTACTGAATTAATGAGTGACGTAATATTATCATTAGACAAAATTGAAAAGATCGGGATTGATGGTGTACGGAAAGATATATTGGGGCGTGGAATTACTGAAGAAATGGCTGATACGATATGTAATACCGTATTATCTTGTCTAAAGCTTACAATTGCTGACTTTAAAGAAGCTTTCAATAATCAACTCGTTACCGATGGAATAAACGAATTACAACAATTACAGCAATATTTAATTGCTCTTGGAATAAACGAGAATGCTATATTCAATCCGTTTTTAGCACGAGGACTCACAATGTACACAGGTACCGTATATGAAATCTTTCTAAAAGATGGCTCGATTACATCTAGCATCGGTAGTGGTGGTCGTTACGATAATATTATCGGAGCATTCCGTGGTGATAATATGAACTATCCAACAGTCGGTATTTCATTCGGTTTAGACGTTATTTATACAGCACTCTCACAAAAAGAAACAAAATCCTCTACAGCGGACTTATTTATTATCCCACTCGGGACAGAATTACAATGCTTGCAAATTGCCCAGCAATTACGATCCACTACTTCATTGAAAATTGAACTTGAACTAGCAGGACGCAAACTAAAACGCGCCCTTAATTATGCCAATAAAGAGAACATCCCTTATGTACTTATTATTGGTGAAGAGGAACTTAGTGCAGAAACCGTTATGCTAAGAAATATGAAAGAAGGTAGTGAGGTGAAAGTTCCTCTTGCTTCTTTAAGTAATTATTTATAA
- the ybaK gene encoding Cys-tRNA(Pro) deacylase: MKKDKTNAMRILDKEKIEYSMMSYDPDDGKIDGVSVAEKIGREVREVYKTLVAQGNSKNYHVFIIPVDEELNLKAAAKAVGEKKIEMIPVKDITKVSGYIRGGCSPVGMKKLFSTCIDESARLLETIIVSGGKIGIQIELKVEDLAKVTRAQFGEITK, translated from the coding sequence ATGAAAAAAGATAAAACGAATGCGATGCGAATATTAGATAAAGAAAAAATTGAATATTCGATGATGTCATATGATCCAGACGATGGGAAAATTGATGGCGTGTCAGTAGCCGAGAAAATTGGACGAGAAGTGAGAGAAGTATATAAAACGTTAGTCGCTCAAGGGAATAGTAAAAATTATCATGTGTTTATCATTCCGGTAGATGAGGAACTGAATTTAAAAGCAGCGGCAAAAGCAGTTGGTGAAAAGAAAATTGAAATGATTCCAGTAAAAGATATTACGAAAGTGTCAGGATACATTCGCGGTGGTTGTTCACCAGTCGGAATGAAGAAGTTATTTTCTACATGTATCGATGAAAGCGCCCGATTACTTGAAACGATCATTGTAAGTGGCGGAAAAATTGGTATACAAATTGAGCTGAAAGTGGAAGATTTGGCGAAAGTAACGAGAGCGCAGTTTGGTGAGATAACGAAGTAA
- a CDS encoding DUF1292 domain-containing protein, whose protein sequence is MNMSDIEVGEVFTLSDENNEDQEVEVLGAMDVEGAEYIAVAFVEDIQTETEEDIDIFFLKVEEDNEFSYIENDEEFDKVSAAFDKILDEQEEQE, encoded by the coding sequence ATGAATATGTCTGATATTGAAGTTGGCGAAGTGTTTACTCTTAGTGATGAGAATAATGAGGATCAGGAAGTAGAAGTACTTGGAGCGATGGATGTCGAAGGTGCAGAATATATTGCAGTTGCCTTCGTAGAAGACATTCAAACAGAAACTGAGGAAGACATTGATATCTTCTTTTTAAAAGTAGAAGAAGATAATGAGTTTTCATACATCGAAAATGACGAAGAGTTTGACAAAGTATCGGCTGCTTTTGATAAGATTTTGGATGAGCAAGAAGAGCAAGAGTAA
- a CDS encoding DUF3796 domain-containing protein — protein MKTTWIKYLGFLGFFGFLGFFYEKGFFTMFCFFSFFTSYRTVQHDELFEQIVNKSCRNAFIVTLLTTAIILFIEMLFPNPTLQEIDIAVIFATLILTFGFSMFFYDKPVDEMEDVPWRS, from the coding sequence ATGAAAACAACTTGGATTAAATATTTAGGATTTCTCGGTTTCTTCGGTTTTCTCGGATTTTTTTATGAAAAAGGATTTTTTACTATGTTCTGTTTCTTCTCCTTCTTCACATCGTATAGAACGGTTCAACACGATGAACTGTTTGAACAAATTGTCAATAAATCGTGCCGCAATGCATTTATCGTTACATTACTAACTACCGCTATCATTCTGTTTATTGAAATGTTATTTCCAAACCCTACTTTACAAGAGATTGATATTGCTGTTATTTTCGCTACACTTATTCTTACGTTCGGTTTCTCTATGTTCTTTTACGATAAACCAGTTGATGAAATGGAAGATGTACCATGGCGTTCGTAA
- a CDS encoding putative ABC transporter permease subunit — MSKIWTLTKVLLKLNYADFITDKKKRWAYVFSFAAILFVGFLIFGSMTHGMYEGMKQLGQDPGMIIAMGLAIASIWVFLMSITNILTVFYYSNDIEMLLPLPLKPAQIISAKFLTVLITQYVMSSFILLPIFITYGLKSGAFITYYIYMIFIYLLFPIVPLVLASLLMTVIMRYTNIAKNKDRGNIFIGIVSILFIVGINVFMQWRNKSAFSGDGAAEYLVNNQSSLIVQMTNYFPTTYFGAVALVESANWKGPLYVMIFALISFVFFVLFYYIAERTYLKGVIGLSTSTAKKEVISAEGLQKSTVQSSHLKAYVKKEFKTLFRTPQFFLNCIVQTFVMPIMLFFILFVQDGNLKFITEYINNPETTGFAIGVGLCASLFLMGSNVIATTSFSRDGSSWFVNRYLPVKASDIFFAKAITAWLINVIILAVFGITMAVVAGISPVFMILWFLLSANGLLLINLIGTRWDAQTADIHWDTEQKLFKSRYTTLWNFLANILIALIIVAGVSVLYFFLQVGLWVMFIVLFAMFTIVNYIFIKILKLGAERILSNIN; from the coding sequence ATGAGTAAAATTTGGACGTTAACGAAAGTATTATTGAAATTAAATTATGCAGATTTCATAACAGATAAGAAGAAGCGATGGGCATATGTATTTTCATTTGCAGCTATTTTATTTGTTGGTTTTTTAATATTTGGTTCGATGACGCATGGAATGTATGAAGGTATGAAACAATTAGGGCAAGACCCAGGAATGATTATCGCAATGGGACTTGCGATTGCGAGTATATGGGTATTTTTAATGAGTATTACGAACATTTTAACTGTATTTTACTACAGCAATGATATTGAAATGTTATTGCCGTTACCATTAAAACCAGCGCAAATTATTTCGGCAAAATTTTTAACGGTATTAATTACACAATACGTAATGAGTTCATTCATTTTATTACCCATCTTCATTACGTACGGTTTAAAAAGTGGCGCGTTTATTACATATTACATATATATGATTTTTATTTACTTACTTTTCCCGATCGTGCCGTTAGTATTAGCTTCGTTACTGATGACAGTAATCATGAGGTATACAAATATAGCAAAAAATAAAGATCGAGGAAATATATTTATTGGAATCGTAAGTATACTATTTATTGTAGGAATTAACGTATTTATGCAGTGGAGAAATAAAAGTGCGTTTTCTGGAGACGGGGCTGCGGAATATCTTGTAAATAATCAATCTTCTCTTATAGTACAAATGACAAATTATTTTCCAACTACATATTTTGGAGCAGTGGCATTAGTAGAAAGTGCAAATTGGAAGGGACCTTTATATGTAATGATCTTTGCCCTTATTTCATTTGTCTTCTTTGTGTTGTTTTATTACATTGCAGAGCGTACATATTTAAAAGGGGTTATTGGACTTTCAACGAGTACAGCAAAAAAAGAGGTCATTTCAGCAGAAGGTTTACAGAAATCAACCGTACAAAGTTCACATTTGAAAGCGTATGTGAAAAAAGAATTTAAAACGTTATTCCGTACACCACAATTTTTCTTAAATTGTATCGTACAAACTTTCGTTATGCCGATTATGTTGTTCTTTATTTTATTTGTACAAGATGGGAATTTAAAGTTTATTACAGAGTATATTAACAATCCAGAGACAACGGGGTTTGCAATCGGTGTTGGTCTTTGTGCATCGTTATTTTTGATGGGTAGTAACGTCATTGCAACGACGTCATTTTCACGTGATGGAAGCTCATGGTTTGTGAATCGATATTTACCAGTAAAAGCTTCGGATATCTTTTTTGCGAAAGCGATCACTGCTTGGTTAATTAATGTGATTATTTTAGCAGTATTTGGTATTACGATGGCAGTTGTAGCTGGAATTTCTCCAGTCTTCATGATACTGTGGTTTTTACTAAGTGCGAACGGGTTGTTATTAATTAATTTAATTGGAACACGCTGGGACGCACAAACTGCAGATATTCATTGGGATACAGAGCAGAAATTATTTAAAAGTCGATATACAACTTTGTGGAATTTTTTAGCTAATATTTTAATAGCTTTAATTATTGTAGCCGGAGTAAGTGTATTATACTTCTTCCTTCAAGTCGGACTTTGGGTTATGTTTATCGTTTTATTTGCAATGTTTACGATTGTAAATTATATCTTTATTAAAATTTTAAAATTAGGTGCAGAACGTATATTGTCAAATATTAATTAA
- a CDS encoding winged helix-turn-helix transcriptional regulator: MDCSNENNINYPFLNKYSCPVEAMVEVIGGKWKGVILYHLLDGTKRFNELKRLKPNITQRMLTLQLRELEADGIIHREVYREVPPKVEYSLTELGESLRPMILLMMEWATHNMEKVLESRNTQNKS; encoded by the coding sequence ATGGATTGTTCAAACGAAAATAATATAAATTACCCATTTTTAAATAAATATTCTTGTCCAGTGGAAGCGATGGTTGAGGTCATTGGAGGGAAATGGAAAGGGGTTATTTTGTATCATTTATTAGATGGTACAAAGAGGTTTAATGAATTAAAAAGATTAAAACCTAATATCACACAAAGAATGTTAACACTGCAGCTTAGAGAACTTGAAGCAGATGGTATCATACATCGCGAAGTGTACCGCGAAGTACCTCCAAAAGTAGAATATTCGTTAACTGAGCTTGGTGAATCACTTCGTCCAATGATTCTATTAATGATGGAATGGGCAACTCATAATATGGAGAAAGTTTTGGAAAGTAGAAATACACAAAATAAAAGTTAA
- a CDS encoding YjjG family noncanonical pyrimidine nucleotidase — MKYNVILFDVDDTLLDFPETERNALHNAFVQFGMPTGYNDYLASYKEISNGLWRDLENKMITLSELAVDRFRQLFALHHIEVDAQQFSDVYLENLGKEIHLIEGAVQLCENLQDCKLGIITNGYTKVQQSRIGNSPLRNFFEHIIISEEVGHQKPAREIFDYAFEKFGITDKSSVLMVGDSLTSDMKGGEDYGIDTCWYNPSLKENMTGVKPTYEVESLLQILEIGEVAEEKVASF; from the coding sequence ATGAAATACAACGTTATATTATTCGACGTAGACGATACATTATTAGATTTCCCTGAAACGGAAAGAAACGCATTACATAACGCGTTTGTACAGTTCGGCATGCCTACAGGGTATAATGATTATCTTGCAAGTTATAAAGAGATTAGTAATGGGTTATGGAGAGATTTAGAGAATAAAATGATTACGCTAAGTGAATTAGCGGTAGATCGATTTAGACAATTATTTGCACTTCATCATATAGAAGTAGATGCGCAGCAATTTAGTGATGTATACCTTGAAAACTTAGGGAAAGAAATACATCTTATTGAAGGTGCAGTGCAATTATGTGAAAATCTACAAGATTGCAAGCTAGGTATTATTACGAATGGATATACGAAGGTGCAACAATCGAGAATTGGAAATTCGCCTTTACGTAACTTCTTTGAACATATTATTATTTCTGAAGAAGTGGGGCATCAAAAACCAGCACGTGAGATTTTTGATTATGCGTTTGAAAAGTTTGGGATTACGGATAAATCAAGTGTACTAATGGTTGGAGATTCGCTAACTTCTGATATGAAAGGCGGAGAAGATTACGGCATTGATACGTGTTGGTATAATCCGAGTTTGAAAGAAAATATGACGGGTGTTAAGCCGACTTATGAAGTGGAGAGTCTGCTACAAATTTTAGAAATTGGGGAAGTGGCGGAAGAAAAGGTAGCTTCATTTTAA